DNA from Rhizobium sp. WYJ-E13:
ACTCGGTTACATATTTGACATCATTTTGAAGGGGCGCGGAGCAACCCCTTTCGAGGAACATGACGATCATGACCACTGAGCTCGAGAGCCGCCGTCCCGCCCTTCGCCTTGACAACAGCCATCCCGACATGTTTGGACAGACGCCGTCCCAGACCGTTGGACCCTACTTCCACTACGGTCTTCCCTGGAAAGGCGGCGCCGATTTGACGGGGCAGCTCGAGATCGGAGCCCGGCCAGATCTTTATCCTGTCAGCCATTACGTCCTGAGAAGCCCCGGCAGCGCCTCCGAAATGCCCATGGGGGAGGTCATCGACATAATCGGGTGTGTGCTGGACGGACGCGGCGACCCAGTGCCCGACGCGATGATCGAGATCTGGCAGGCAAACAGTGTCGGCCGATATTACAGCACGGATGACACGCGGAAGGATCCTCCCATGGACCCTCACTTCATCGGATTCGGTAGGGCTGCGACCGCGGAGGATGGAAGCTATCGATTTCGAACCATATATCCCGGCCGCGTACCGGGAGGGGGAAACATCCTGCAGGCGCCCCACATTGCGGTATCCGTCTTTGCGCGGGGCCTCCTCAACCGTCTGGTAACCAGGATTTACTTCGATGGCGCGGAGGGCAACGGTGAAGATCCGATCTTGAACCTTGTTGAAGAGGAACGTCGCAGCACTTTGCTTGCGGTTCGCTCTGCACCGGACCGATGGAGCTTTGACATTGTGCTTCAGGGAGACAACGAGACGGTGTTTTTCACGATCTAGGCTGGCGGTCGTGCCGCCTTTGGTCTGGTGGTCAAACGGGTGGACATCGCCACTCCGACAGGCGCAGGCGGCACGGCCATGAGGCCGGGGAAACATAGCGATTGTCGGCCGCAGCTAAAAGCCGACATTGATCGACGCCAGACGAGAGAACCCAGGTCGCATCCAGCCAGACGGAAGCCCCCGGCTCGAAGTTGGACGCGTTTCGGGACCGGGTTAACTGGTTAGGCTTTGAATTGCCGGGTCGATCGACGGCTTCGAAAATGCGTATCGTTATGCGGCAGAGCGACAATTTGAAGCGCCAACACAACGGAAACAATCCGCGGACGCCATTTCGCGCGACGTCATGATCGAGACCGGCTTCCAGGACGCTCAAGATGGCGAAGAAACCGGTACAAAGCAACGATTTCAACGACGACAGAGGATCTTGGTGGCTTGATGATAGTCTGAAGGCTTTGGCTGATGGGCACATCCTTGCAGAGCGTCGTAAGATGTCAAATCGAAATTACTCGAGATTAATCTATCGGGATCTCCCAGGGATCGCTGAATTGTGCAATTTTTCAAAGAGCGTCACTCTGTGGTCAAAAGCCTTAGCATAGGGGTGGTTGCCTAAAGAACACCCAATGTCCTGGAATTTTGAGCCCTATCTCCAGTGCCGCTACATGTCGGATCGGAATATACGAGACATGGCGAATGTCTTGCCGGTCGCCATGCGATGAGGGTGAAGAATATAGGGACGCCGAGGGTCTGCGCCCATTATCCTGGATCAAGCTCATGGCCGTAGCGATGGAACTGAATGGGTGCCGTTGAGGATTCCCGCCAACCCGACCTCAAAGTGAGGGTCCTCCAGCGCCGGAATGGCCCGTCCCAGCTGTGTAGGTTTTACCGGAAGATCCGCGAGGATTTCTTTTCTTCACAAACGTTCCGAGCCGGTTCGACAGTCGAGTACATGGCTGAGGAAGAGTAAACGCCCGCGGTAGAGTTTGGTGGCGAATGTAAAGCTGCGGCTAGCAACGGCGACGCCTTCTGGCTCGAGCTCCGACAACGGTTCGATGTGTCGACCTATACTCTCGTACGATTTCAATCTGGGCTCAGGTTTGTAGTTTACCAGTAAGAAGATTGTCAGTTCTAACCGGCCCATTCATGCAAGCCGAAATCACGCGAGTGATCTGCCGTGGTCGATAGCGCCGATAAGGGCGGCGCGATCGATCGCACGATACTCAATCGGGGATACCCTGCAATTTGGTTCCGGTCAAAGATCGGGATGCTTGCCGCTGAAACGAAAGTGTCCCGGAAATGCGCAGCAGCAATAAACACCCATTGTTTCAGGCTCAATCAAATAGCGTCGATCCAGGAGGAATATTATGAAGCCAAACGTCGCCGACATGCTGACCGAAGTTCTTTATGCCGCCGGAGTAAAACGCATCTACGGCGTGGTGGGTGACAGCCTGAATGGCTTAACCGAGGCATTGCGCAAACGCGGCGACATTGAATGGGTCCATACTCGACACGAAGAAAGCGCGGCATTTGCGGCGGGGGCAGAAGCCCACCTCACGGGACAGCTGTCGGTATGTGCCGGCAGCTGTGGGCCTGGTAACATGCATCTGATCAACGGCCTTTTTGACTGCCACCGCTCCGGGGTGCCAGTATTGGCGATTGCTGCCCAGATACCGTCGGCTGAGATAGGAAGGGGCTATTTTCAGGAAACCCACCCCGACCAGCTTTTCAAGGAATGTAGCCATTACTGCGAGCTTGTCAGCCATCCTGAACAGTTACCGGCAGTTATCGAGTCAGCAATCAGGGCAGCCATCGGCAGGCGCGGCGTCGCTGTCGTTGTCATTCCAGGCGACATCGCGCTTATGGAGCACGCTGGCAAGATTTCAAAGGCTGTTAGTCTTTCCCTTGCCCCCCCCAAGGTCATCCCATCCGATGATCAGCTAACCCAGTTGGTCAAACTCCTTGACGCAAGCCCGAAGGTCACTCTCTTGTGTGGGCGCGGTTGCCAGGGTGCTCACGAAGAACTCATTGCATTTGCTGGCAAGCTGAAGGCGCCGATTGTCCACGCGCTCGGTGGCAAGGAACATGTGGAGTGGGACAATCCCTTCGACGTGGGCATGACAGGCCTTATCGGCTTCTCGTCTGGATACAAGGCCATGCTGGACTGCGATACTCTCGTGATGTTGGGAACGGACTTTCCGTATCGGCAGTTTTACCCGACAGACGCAACGATCGCGCAGGTTGATATCCGGCCGGAAAACCTCGGACGCCGCGTAGCCCTCGATCTCGCTGTGGTCGGGGACGTGAAATCAACTCTTGCAGCGGTTTTACCAATGTTGACCGAACGAGCCGACGACAGTCATCTCCAAAAATGTCTGTCGTCTTATAAGAAGGCCCGCGAGGGGCTCGACGATCTAGCAACCGGCAAGCAAGGCAGAAGAATTCATCCTCAATATCTCGCCCACCTCCTTAGCAAATACGCAGCAGAAGATGCTGTCTTCACATTCGACGTTGGGACGCCAACAATTTGGGCAGCACGATATCTGAAAATGAACGGCAAAAGACGCCTGATCGGTTCCTTGGCACACGGGTCGATGGCCAATG
Protein-coding regions in this window:
- the poxB gene encoding ubiquinone-dependent pyruvate dehydrogenase, with translation MKPNVADMLTEVLYAAGVKRIYGVVGDSLNGLTEALRKRGDIEWVHTRHEESAAFAAGAEAHLTGQLSVCAGSCGPGNMHLINGLFDCHRSGVPVLAIAAQIPSAEIGRGYFQETHPDQLFKECSHYCELVSHPEQLPAVIESAIRAAIGRRGVAVVVIPGDIALMEHAGKISKAVSLSLAPPKVIPSDDQLTQLVKLLDASPKVTLLCGRGCQGAHEELIAFAGKLKAPIVHALGGKEHVEWDNPFDVGMTGLIGFSSGYKAMLDCDTLVMLGTDFPYRQFYPTDATIAQVDIRPENLGRRVALDLAVVGDVKSTLAAVLPMLTERADDSHLQKCLSSYKKAREGLDDLATGKQGRRIHPQYLAHLLSKYAAEDAVFTFDVGTPTIWAARYLKMNGKRRLIGSLAHGSMANALPQAIGAQAAFPGRQVISMSGDGGFTMLMGDFLTLVQENLAVKVVIFNNSSLGFVAMEMKAAGYLETSTGLQNPDFAAVAKAAGVHAMRVEDPADLEGAVRDFLIRPGPALLDVVTNTQELSMPPKIEAAQVKGFGMWAIRAVMNGRGDDLIDLTVSNFMAR
- the pcaG gene encoding protocatechuate 3,4-dioxygenase subunit alpha, whose protein sequence is MTTELESRRPALRLDNSHPDMFGQTPSQTVGPYFHYGLPWKGGADLTGQLEIGARPDLYPVSHYVLRSPGSASEMPMGEVIDIIGCVLDGRGDPVPDAMIEIWQANSVGRYYSTDDTRKDPPMDPHFIGFGRAATAEDGSYRFRTIYPGRVPGGGNILQAPHIAVSVFARGLLNRLVTRIYFDGAEGNGEDPILNLVEEERRSTLLAVRSAPDRWSFDIVLQGDNETVFFTI